A stretch of the Arachis stenosperma cultivar V10309 chromosome 6, arast.V10309.gnm1.PFL2, whole genome shotgun sequence genome encodes the following:
- the LOC130934236 gene encoding uncharacterized protein LOC130934236 → MANPRGECKAITLRSGKGIEEATKNQENHEEEAAERPENRKKEEVPSPSSPKPILKPYVPKAPYPQRLRKDGKDSQFSRFLEIFKKLQINISFAEALEQMPLYAKFLKELMTRKRNWGEKEIVVLTEECSAIIQKKLPQKIKDPGCFQIPCIIGDITIEKALCDLGASINLMSLNMMRKMRIEEAKPTRMALQLADRIFKFPHGVVEDLLVKVGEFIFPADFAVLDMEEKANTSIILRRPFLATARAIIDVQKRELVLRLYKEKMVFNVFKAMSYPKEATGECMMVDTIEQIVQVVLEEEQYKGSMELEQQALREEPPQGTMESSIMINHKDNNGEEAPKLELKTLPPSLKYAYLGDNSTYPVIINSSLGKEQE, encoded by the coding sequence ATGGCTAACCCAAGAGgggagtgcaaggccatcacacTTAGAAGTGGAAAAGGGATAGAAGAAGCCACCAAAAACCAGGAGAACCACGAAGAAGAAGCTGCAGAAAGGCCTGAAAAcaggaagaaagaagaggtcCCTAGCCCATCTTCACCAAAGCCAATCTTGAAGCCTTATGTGCCAAAGGCACCATACCCACAAAGGCTAAGGAAGGATGGGAAGGACAGCCAGTTTTCCAGATTTTTGGAAATCTTCAAaaagctccaaatcaacatATCATTTGCTGAAGCACTGGAGCAAATGCCCCTCTACGCAAAGTTCCTGAAGGAGCTCatgacaagaaaaagaaactggGGAGAAAAGGAGATTGTAGTCCTAACTGAGGAATGTAGTGCCATCATACAAAAGAAACTCCCCCAGAAAATAAAGGACCCAGGGTGTTTCCAAATCCCTTGCATCATAGGGGATATCACTATTGAAAAAGCTTTGTGTGACTTGGGGGCTAGCATCAATCTCATGTCCTTGAACATGATGAGAAAGATGAGAattgaggaagccaaaccaacaagaatggcactcCAACTAGCTGACAGGATATTCAAGTTTCCACATGGAGTGGTGGAAGATTTATTGGTGAAGGTGGGAGAATTCATCTTCCCAGCTGACTTTGCTGTGCTGGATATGGAAGAAAAGGCAAACACTTCAATTATCCTAAGAAGGCCATTCCTAGCTACTGCTAGAGCCATCATTGATGTGCAAAAAAGAGAACTAGTCTTGAGATTATATAAGGAAAAGATGGTCTTCAATGTCTTCAAGGCAATGAGTTATCCCAAGGAAGCAACAGGAGAATGCATGATGGTGGACACCATAGAACAAATAGTCCAAGTAGTTTTGGAAGAAGAGCAATATAAAGGAAGTATGGAATTGGAGCAACAAGCACTACGTGAAGAACCACCACAAGGAACCATGGAAAGTTCCATCATGATAAACCACAAAGACAACAATGGAGAAGAGGCACCAAAACTAGAGCTAAAAACCCTACCTCCAAGCTTGAAATATGCCTATCTAGGTGATAACAGCACCTAcccagtgatcatcaactcAAGCTTGGGTAAGGAGCAAGAATAG